AGACTCAATACATAATGATAGTCATATTGGCACTCGGGGTCCTAGAATCAGCCGTCTTCAGTGGTAAATTATTCCACGCGTTGAACGCCGGTTTCGTACAGCGCTGTCCCTCCTCGCTGAGAAAGACGGAATCCAGACGCATACACTTTTTATTGAGCCTGTCTCCTGCAGCAAAGAGAGGCAGCACTCTTTCTAATGCTTCTTGTGATTACTGGGGTCTTGGCCATATCAAGACCTTTGATATGTGGCTGTGACATGCCAAAAGTTTAGGTAGACTTTAATGTTATCTCTTAAAATCCTGGCGTCTGTTTTTCTGTGGTGCCCATATTTTAAGAGGTTACCTCCACTTTATTGGTTGGTAGAAGGTCTGATGACTTTCTGTCCTTGTCCTTTCCAGCGCTCAGTTGTGCAGGCAACTCCTCAACCTCAGAAGTCTTCTCCTGTCCATCAGCTGAATGTCCAGGGTCTCCAGCACATCCAGGGGACTTCAGAGGTATGTGTGGGGTTGGCTTGTGCTTTTCTTGGGACTGTGACTACTGGCTGAGGATCTCCTCTGTGACATGAGTTCAGACATGTTCCGACTGAGGGTCTCCTCTATGTGATGTATGATCAGACATGTGCCAGCTGAGGGTCTCCTCTGTGTGATGTGTGATCAGACATGTTCCTACTGAGGGTCTCCTCTGTGTGATGTGTGATCAGACATGTGCCAGTTGAGGGTCTCCTCTGTGTAATATGTGATCAGACATGTGCCAGCTGAGGGTCTCCTCTGTGTGATGTGTGATCAGACATGTGCCGGCTGAGGGTCTCCTCTGTGTAATATGTGACCAGACATGTGCCGGCTGAGGGtcttctctgtgtgatgtgtgatCATACATGTGCCAGTTGAGGGTCTCCTCTGTGTGATGTGTGATCAGACATGTGCCGGCTGAGGGTCTCCTCTGTGTGATGTGTGATCAGACATGTGCCGGCTGAGGGTCTCCTCTGTGTGATGTGTGATCAGACATGTGCCGGCTGAGGGTCTCCTCTGTGTAATATGTGATCAGACATGTGCCGGCTGAGGGTCTCATCTGTGTAATATGTGACCAGACATGTGCCGGCTGAGGGtcttctctgtgtgatgtgtgatCATACATGTGCCAGTTGAGGGTCTCCTCTGTGTGATGTGTGATCAGACATGTGCCGGCTGAGGGtcttctctgtgtgatgtgtgatCATACATGTGCCAGTTGAGGGTCTCCTCTGTGTGATGTGTGATCAGACATGTGCCGGCTGAGGGTCTCCTCTGTGTGATGTGTGATCAGACATGTGCCGGCTGAGGGTCTCCTCTGTGTGATGTGTGATCAGACATGTGCCGGCTGAGGGTCTCCTCTGTGTAATATGTGATCAGACATGTGCCGGCTGAGGGTCTCATCTGTGTAATATGTGATCAGACATGTGCCAGCTGAGGGTCTCCTCTGTGATGTGTAATCAGATATGTGCCGGCTGAGGGTCTCCTCTGTGTGATGTGTGATCATACATGTGCCGGCTGAGGGTCTCCTCTGTGTGATGTGTGATCAGACATGTGCCGGCTGAGGGTTTCCTCTGTGTAATATGTGATCAGACATGTACTGCTGGAGGGTCTTCTCTATGTGACCTGAGATCAGACATGTACTGCTGGAGGGTCTTCTCTATGTGACCTGAGATCAGACATGTACTGCTGAAGGGTCTTCTCTATGTGACCTGAGATCAGACATGTACTGCTGAAGGGTCTTCTCTATGTGACCTGAGATCAGACATGTACTGCTGAAGGGTCTTCTCTATGTGACCTGAGATCAGACATGTACTGCTGAAGGGTCTTCTCTATGTGACCTGAGATCAGGCATGTACTGCTGAAGGGTCTTCTCTATGTGACCTGAGATCAGACATGTACTGCTGAAGGGTCTTCTCTATGTGACCTGAGATCAGGCATGTACTGCTGAAGGGTCTTCTCTATGTGACCTGAGATCAGGCATGTACTGCTGAAGGGTCTTCTCTATGTGAGATCAGGCATGTTCTGCTGAAGGGTCTTCTCTATGTGACCTGAGATCAGACATGTACTGCTGAAGGGTCTTCTCTATGTGACCTGAGATCAGGCATGTACTGCTGAAGGGTCTTCTCTCTGTGACCTGAGATCAGGCATGTACTGCTGAAGGGTCTTCTCTATGTGACCTGAGATCAGGCATGTTCTGCTGAAGGGTCTTCTCTATGTGACCTGAGATCAGGCATGTACTGCTGAAGAGTCTTCTCTATGTGACCTCAGATCAGGCATGTACTGCTGAAGGGTCTTCTCTATGTGACCTGAGATCAGGCATGTACTGCTGAAGGGTCTTCTCTATGTGACCTCAGATCAGGCATGTACTGCTGAAGGGTCTTCTCTATGTGACCTCAGATCAGGCATGTACTGCTGAAGGGTCTTCTCTATGTGACCTCAGATCAGGCATGTACTGCTGAAGGGTCTTCTCTATGTGACCTGAGATCAGGCATGTTCTGCTGAAGGGTCTTCTCTATGTGAGATCAGGCATGTACTGCTGAAGGGTCTTCTCTATGTGACATCAGGCATGTACTGCTGAAGGGTCTTCTCTATGTGACCTGAGATTAGGCATGTACTGCTGAAGGGTCTTCTCTCTGTGACCTGAGATCAGGCATGTACTGCTGAAGGGTCTTCTCTATGTGACCTGAGATCAGGCATGTTCTGCTGAAGGGTCTTCTCTATGTGACCTGAGATCAGGCATGTACTGCTGAAGAGTCTTCTCTATGTGACCTCAGATCAGGCATGTACTGCTGAAGGGTCTTCTCTATGTGACCTCAGATCAGGCATGTACTGCTGAAGGGTCTTCTCTATGTGACCTCAGATCAGGCATGTACTGCTGAAGGGTCTTCTCTATGTGACCTCAGATCAGGCATGTACTGCTGAAGGGTCTTCTCTATGTGACCTGAGATCAGGCATGTACTGCTGAAGGGTCTTCTCTATGTGACCTCAGATCAGGCATGTACTGCTGAAGGGTCTTCTCTATGTGACCTGAGATCAGGCATGTACTGCTGAAGGGTCTTCTCTATGTGACCTGAGATCAGGCATGTTCTGCTGAAGGGTCTTCTCTATGTGAGATCAGGCATGTACTGCTGAAGGGTCTTCTCTATGTGAGATCAGGCATGTACTGCTGAAGGTTCTTCTCTATGTGACCTGAGATTAGGCATGTACTGCTGAAGGGTCTTCTCTCTGTGACCTGAGATCAGGCATGTACTGCTGAAGGGTCTTCTCTATGTGACCTGAGATCAGGCATGTTCTGCTGAAGGGTCTTCTCTATGTGACCTGAGATCAGGCATGTACTGCTGAAGAGTCTTCTCTATGTGACCTCAGATCAGGCATGTACTGCTGAAGGGTCTTCTCTATGTGACCTCAGATCAGGCATGTACTGCTGAAGGGTCTTCTCTATGTGACCTCAGATCAGGCATGTACTGCTGAAGGGTCTTCTCTATGTGACCTCAGATCAGGCATGTACTGCTGAAGGGTCTTCTCTATGTGACCTCAGATCAGGCATGTACTGCTGAAGGGTCTTCTCTATGTGACCTGAGATCAGGCATGTTCTGCTGAAGGGTCTTCTCTATGTGAGATCAGGCATGTACTGCTGAAGGGTCTTCTCTATGTGAGATCAGGCATGTACTGCTGAAGGGTCTTCTCTATGTGACCTGAGATCAGGCATGTACTGCTGAAGGGTCTTCTCTATGTGACCTGAGATCAGGCATGTTCTGCTGAAGGGTCTTCTCTATGTGACCTGAGATCAGGCATGTACTGGCTGACGGTCCCGGATATGTATAGTGCTGGTAGTAGTGACTATATGAGTGATGTTGGTTTATGTGCCTCTCGCGATGCGTCTCAGTCACCTGTAACCCTCTCTTTATTCCCCAGAGCTCAGTCAGGCAGTTTCTGTGTAGTTCAGCCGAGCTTCAGACAGATCATGAGGAGTTAGAGAGTGCGCCGTACCAGCACCAGATCAGCCCATCACAGCGCCTCCACGTCATGCCTCCTGTGGTGCCAGGGCCCAATTTCGAGTGGGGGGATCTGTTCCATTTCATCCCTCATCATCTACTTTACCCCACCCCACTCGCAGACCACCCAGAGCAGAGAGTCAAGGTTCAGAGAATGCCGCAAAATTTGATGTTTGGTGCATCCCCCACTGCACTGAAAGTAGGTGCCAGGGGTGATGAGGCTGTGATGAGGGTCAGAAAATGAAGAGGAGATATTCAGCCACAGACTGTATATCTGTATGTCTTGTGTCTAATATATTGTCACCAATCTCAGGTGCAGCAGTTACCGGTTTCTGTACAACATGTATATCCCGGGCAAGTTCAGTATGTGGAAGGAGGAGATGCCACCTATACGGCCAGCACCATGTAAGTCTTACATAGTGTGTAGCTGATCTGCTAGATATTGGACTGTCTTATTCATGTATCCCTCCATGTTCTTTTAGACGCTCGGGATCCTTCCCCTATTCAGAGACTCCTCTATACAGCCAAGCCACAGGATCCACTTACTATGAATCTCAGAGTGCCACGGGCCAGGTCAGCTCCCCAACATCATCCCCTGCTATGGCCAGCAGTCCTTCAATCCCCATGTATGTATCTGGAGGACAGATCCTTTCCAGCACCACTCCGCCTGGGGCTTCTGGAGGAGGTGGAGCTGGAGCCAGCGGAGGGTCAGGATCCGGGACCTATGTTATACAGGGTGGATTTATTATGGGAAATGCCCCTCAGTCCTATTCTCACACCACACGTGCCTCCCCTGCTACGGTAAGAGACTGGTCAGAATGATGATTTGTACAATTACTTACTCTGCCTTGGGCTCAGGGCTCCTGTAGATTACTGACTGCTCGCTTCTTACTACCAGGTGCAATGGCTTCTGGACAACTACGAGACAGCAGAAGGGGTGAGTCTCCCACGTAGCACCCTGTACTGCCACTACCTGCTGCACTGTCAGGATCAGAAGCTGGAGCCGGTGAATGCTGCATCATTTGGGAAGCTCATCCGCTCAGTCTTTATGGGGCTCCGTACCCGTCGGTTGGGGACCAGGTAGAGATTTCTCATCTATCGGATTATCCAGAATATTTTAGCGTTAGGCTACGTGCAAACAACTGCATTTTGGGTCCacgtccgatctgcattttttgcagaccaattcatttctataggtctGCAAACAATACGGATATGTCATTCATCAGCTGTCCGCCTCCTTGTGGTCCATTCAGTTCTAGTGAAGGGAGtaagaaaatcacagcatgctcacggatggtatctgtattttgtggatccgtggtttgcggaccagtttcggttgtgtgcatgaagccttacagAATGAGAGGGGAACAACTGCCCTATCTATACAGGTCACACTGCAGGACATTTATAGTATGTAGGTGTATGTCTAATTATCTCCTCATTCCTAAAGAAGAAGGGTCCTGTATGTGATCCacacgtgtgtgtgtatatatagggaAGGCATACATGGAGGGTCAGCCTGATCCCACATCATTGTCTTATAATACAATAACTTTTCTCCAATTTGTTTTTTATTAGAGGAAACTCCAAGTATCACTATTATGGTCTCCGAATTAAAGCCAGCTCCCCCCTCCTGCGCCTCATGGAGGATCAGCAGCACCTCGCCATGCGACAGCAGCCTTTCTCCCAGAAACAAAGGTACCTAGACCCTGATCTTCTACACGTGATGACCCACTATCTGACTGACCTGACTGCATCCTCCATTACTGTCATGAGATGTCATCAGAGAGTTCACAAGGGTGCAGAACCCAAAGTTGTGGTCATGGAGAGTGTGTGGATTAGAAGAGCCCTATCTTATGTCTGTCTGTGGCCAAGAAATGTAGAGGAACCTTGTAATGACAAGGTTATCCCCTCACTGGGGCAGGGTAGGGGGTGCAGCTGTATGATGGCCGCATTGATTTGAGTGTgtggggcggattgggaacttaaagtggcccaggaaaaaaaaaagaaaagtggccccatgttgtaggcagttACAGATTGACAGAagacaggacaagagaagtagacagggcctgcaataccatagtgtagcacagaatactgccccagcagaaccaaatagcacaggCCAGCATGAAATATAGTATACAACTATATCACCGTCATGAGGACGGTAATACagctgagttcaggagggcacctgtggccgttGAGCATTAGATCATTATTTACCTAGAGGGCTTGagtggccctctgggcatcggcccaccaggaaatttctctgtagggtctGTGACCAATCTGCCCCTGCCTGATCAGTTGTCACGTATCTGGGCAATCCCTGTCTGGCAAAGTGACCTTCAGTATAAAAGGCCAGATCTATTGTAGGTGGGATAACCCCCATCATCATGCCATATGAGACATTATATGTGTCCTCGTTCTTACAGTTCTCTGTAAATGAACATGTTTCTTTCAGGATGAAGCCCATCCAGAAGATGGAGGGAATGAGTAACGGAGTGGGGGGAGCCCAGCAGGCGGCCTCCGGCCTCTCTGACATCAGCTCCCAGGTTCAGCAATACCAGCAGTTCCTGGGTAGGTCCCAGTCACTATTACCATGTTTGTGCAGATCTATGCAGGTACTGCACTTGTGTGTGCGTACATCCGTTCAGAGTATGAATACTTCCGCAAAATTTTCTTTATTGCTCCAATGCATCTCAAGACAAATGAAGCAAATGGTCTTTTAAACATGGTCCATCGACATTGGTAAATGATGTCACACAGGGGCACTTGGATATTTATGGGCTCCATCCGTGATCCATATACCCATGTTTCTCATACAGATGCCTCTCGGACACTTCCAGAGTTTGGTGACATAGACCTGCAGGGAAAGTCACTTCCAGATGGCATAACTTTGGCCAATATCAAGGCCTTTCAGCTTCTCTACCGTGAGCATTGTGAGGTACCCACCTCTGATCCTTCTCCCAAAACCTACATCTTCTAACCAGCTCCCTCCTTCAACATGTGACCATTGTTATGTATCACAGGCTATAGTGGACGTGGTGGTGAATCTTCAGTTTACCTTGGTGGAGACGCTCTGGAAAACCTTCTGGAGGTTCAACCAGGCTCAGCACAGCGACAACACAGTGTGAGTAGCTGAGGAGGCTCTCGTGTTTCCTGCCTCTCCTTACACATCTCATCACTGActcctgaggctactttcacactcgcgtttggtgcagatccgtcatggatctgcacagatggattcgttcagataatacaaccgtctgcatccgttcagaacggatccgtttgtattatctttaacatagccaagacggatccatcttgaacaccattgaaagtcaatggaggacggatcagttttctattatgtcagtccccattgacttacattgtgtgtcagaacggatccgtttggctcagtttcgtcagacggacaccaaaacgctgcaagcagcgttttgtgtgcgcctccaaagcggaatggtgactgatcgtaggcaaactgatgcattctgagcggacccttttccattcagaatgcattagggcaaaactgatccgttttggaccgcgtgtgagagccctgaacagatcccacaaatggaaagccaaaacgccagtgggaaagtagcctaagctgcctCTTCACAACAGCCTCATCTTATTTATCATCTCCTCTATTATCTCCTCTCCATGTCTTTAGATCCTTCCCCTCTTGTTTCATCTTTGCACATCAATCCTTCTCTCCATCTTATCCCCCATTCACGATCTCACCACGGTCTTCTGTGTCTCCATCTCTTGCTTCCCACCTCTTCATGTTGTCCTCTTATTCCCATCTCACCATAGTCTCACCTCCTGCTATGCCTTTAGATACTTCTCTCACCCATGTCACCTGTATGTCACTTCCTCATCTTGAGCTCATCGCTGTCTCCTCATGTTTTCCGGTCTCTTCAATGGCCGCTTCCCCTCAATCTCTCATCCCTGTGtcctcctctcactcatactTCCACTTGTTTCCTTATTTCTTGCCCTCTCCTCCCCTTTACTTCTCACTCattctctcctctgtctccccCCAGAGATGATGAAGCAGAGAAGCGTTTGCCTAAGGACAGCCTGGTTCTCCTATCCAAGTATGAGCCCCTGCTGAAATGGTGCCGGGACTGTGATCATCAGCTGTACCAGGGGCTTGTGGAGACgcttatcccagatgtgcttcGCCCTATACCCAGTGAGTGGCGAAAACCCTCGTCAGCTACAGTCCACACACCAGGACTTTTCTCTCACTAACGGGACTATACGCCTTTTAGTAAAacataccccccccccttgttttcCAACATGCAGCGACCGCCACAGGCAAATGTTTTACTAGGAGCTGAGCCCCACCCTTCACTGTACTCTGCTGCAGACCACAAAAGAGATGTGGTCTTAAGTTACGGCCTCCTCTGACTCCATGGCCGCCAATATAATGGCACCCGCAGCTATTAGCGTGACTCATTTGCATTGAAAATGTCAGGGCTGAATTTAACTATTCACAGACCAGAGAATAGTTTTAATTCTGTGGAGCAAGGAAAGACGAGCAGCCGCCAGGCACACAAGCACTGCCTATCTTGGAGTACAACCATGGAGTCACAGCATataacagtaccagcaaagtggatgatgaTTAGGAAAATCTCGTCCATCTGTTGctgcctcaaaaaaaaaaatctgcagcgtaaattgacctgtggtgtggatcttaaaggggtcgtccttaGATTTTGATAgtaatggcctgtcctcaggataggtcattaatatctgatcggtaggggtctgactcccggcactccTCCCGCTGATTAGCGGTTTGAAGAGGCCGTGGGTCTCTGGCGAGTGCTGCGTCTTgctaggtcagtgatgtcacattcgtTGGTCACATGGCATATATGCAGTTTGgttcccattcaagtgagcggcactgagctgtaataccgagcacagccactatacaatgtacggcgctgtgctcggtAACATGTGAGGAGACACACAGGGCTAAATAAAGccccgcagcctcttcaaacagctgatctgtgggggtgttaggagtcggacccctgtagaatagatattgatgacctatcctaaggtccataggtcatcaataccaaaaTCCTGGACAGCTACTATAAATCCACAGCTTGttaatttatgctgcagattatCGCCACAACGCAGCGTAACTCTTCCAGATTTTGCTACGGAAATACAGCAAAATCTGGGGTGGAAATTTGGATGTTCCTTTAGACAGAGAAAGGAGAACTAAAGGCCACTGAAAGGACAGGAAGATGCCACTTCCCCCTGATAGAATACGTTTCCTATACTCATGTGTATCTGTGTATTCCTCAGGTGCTTTGACACAAGCCATTCGTAACTTTGCCAAGAGTCTGGAGAGTTGGTTAACAAGTGCAATGATGAATATCCCAGAGGAGATGGTGAGAGTGAAGGTGAGAAGACTGACTAAGAGAGACTGAGTAAATCCAGTTTATTCTTATAAATCGTCCAATAGATTCACCTCCTTTCTCTTGTCCCGCCAGGTGGGTGCAGCAAGTGCCTTTGCCCAGACTTTACGCCGCTATACATCACTAAACCACCTGGCTCAGGCAGCTCGGGCCGTGCTGCAGAATACCGCCCAGATCAACCAGATGCTCAGTGACCTTAACCGGGTAGATTTCACCAATGTACAGGTAAGAGAGTTGCccattttttttccgttctgtaACCGGGAAAAAATTGACTCATAGTGACAATGAATTGAGATGTAAGATATAGTTGTTTGCTACTGTCCATCTTCTCACAGGAGCAGGCCTCGTGGGTGTGCCGCTGTGCTGACCGGGTGGTCCAGCGTCTGGAGCAGGACTTCAAGTTGACCCTTCAGCAGCAGAGCTCCCTGGAGCAGTGGGCAGTGTGGCTGGACGGAGTTGTCTCCCAGGCGCTGAAGCCTTACCAGGGCAATCCTGGATTTCCAAAAGCAGCAAAATTGTTCCTACTAAAGTGGTCCTTCTACAGGTAGGCTATGTGTACAGGATGATGTGCGGCTCCGGGAACAGGATTTAGGTGTGCTATGAATTATGAATGATGCAAGCTTTTCTCTCCTCAGCTCCATGGTGATTAGGGACCTCACCCTGCGCAGTGCTGCCAGCTTTGGTTCCTTCCATCTGATAAGACTCCTTTACGATGAATACATGTACTACTTAATAGAGCATCGTGTGGCTCAGGCCCGTGGAGAGACTCCTATAGCTGTCATGGGAGAGGTGAGTTAtaggctctgttctgtatgtaaaGCCTTGTATGTATTGATATCAtagtagtagtaacatagtacataaggccgaaaaaagacatttgtccatccagttcggcctgttatcccgcaagttgatccagaggaagacccctctctagtagctatagcctgtaatattattacgctccagaaatacatccaggcccctcctgaattcctgtattgtactcaccatcaccacctcctcaggcagagagttccatagtctcactgctcttaccgtaaagaatcctcttctatgtttgtgtacaaaccttctttcctccagacgcagaggatgtcccctcgtcacagtcacagtcctggggataattagctgatgggatagatctctgtactgacccttgatatatttatacatattaattagatctcccctcagtcgtcttttttctaaagtgaataaccctaattttgataatctttcagggtactgtagttgccccattccagttattactttagttgccctcctctggaccttctccagctctgctatgtctgccttgtttacaggagcccagaactgtacacagtactccatgtgtggtctgactagcgatttgtaaagtggtaggactatgttcttatcccgggaatctatgccccttctgatgcaacccattatcttgttggccttggcagcagctgcctgacactggtttctacagctaagtttgctgtttattaaaattcctagatccttttccatgtcagtgttaccgagtgttttaccatttagtatgtacggttgacttgcatttttccttcccatgtgcataactttacatttatcagtgttaaaccccatctgccacttatctgcccaagcctccaatctatccagatccctcagATATCGGATGCATTAGGTTACGGAGATGTTAATGCACCTGTGAACCTTCATATCTGATGTATCCTGAGATCTTCAGTCTTAACCACTTGCCTACTGCCGCACAGCTTTGTACGTCTTGGCATTAGGCTCTTATCTGTAACCCGACGTATAAAATCATTAGACAGCTGCAGTCACAGGGAGAAGGGCCGTGACCAGCGGGAGAGGTCAGGCAGTAATATACGCTTGTAGCTCAGTGCTACAAGCGTGTATTACATTGTAAAGTCTAAAAGCACTTTTTCTTATGTAAGAGTGCCACCTGCTGGCTATAAAATTAAATGTCAGCCTGCAGGCTGGGAATTAACCTCTTCCTGACTGTATCAAGAATGGGTTAattaacttttaaaaaaaataataaaaaaaattaaaataacatttaattattaattcattaatttttcatttataaaaactTAGAAGGGGCTTGTAAGGTTTTGATGCTGTACAAGATTTTTCTGGCAGTACATAGACCCAACAATAGAAAAATGGCTGCCAAAATCCAAAATGCACCCCATGCTTTTGAAATCTTGTGGCCAgcccagccagtagataaatAACATAAATGGTGTCCATTTTCAAGGTACAAGCGTACAGGAATGGTTTTAAAAATGTCTTGTCCGAAAACCTTTTGATAGGAATCTttccttaaatattttttttttttatattctatctagggatgagcgaatttttcatattttttaattcGTTTTCAGTTCGTGTGTGAATCGTATGTGAACATTGAATGTGAATTGCATtccgaccataacgcaattccatgacggaatgcctttagaggcatttatTTATTTCCGCAGCACTtgacagacattagcatccattGGGGCTCACAACCTAAGGTCCCTATAGGTATGTCtttggagtacctggaggaaacccaggcaaacatggggagaacataaaaactccatgcagatgttgttgcccttggtcagattagaacctaggaccccagtgctgcaagacaccagtgctaaccactgagccaccgtgctgccctagttattctgttattcattccgtcataatagaagtctatgcaggagaggactctattatgatggaatggatAACAgcatgcctctaaaggcattccgtcatggaattgcgttatggtccgtggtaacggaatccataacgcaattcacattataccacaacacaaaccgaaaacaaatttcaaaatatgaaattcgctcatccctaattatatccattatctaatggcacaaaagaaaggtctgAGGCGTCCCGTGagaaataatatcaaatacatgtaagGTTTGCTCACAAATTAATCAGTTATTTGCATAGCTACAACTGAAAAAttggcctggtaaggaaggggaataaacactccggtaatgaagcggttaaaggctatgtacatcgttgggggcattttttttattatttcattgtactcattttgagccaaaaatctttttttaaattggtcattaataaaaaaaaaagatatggagCCCTtatctctgtacagagctgagatgctccagtagcaggatctgaattttctctctgctctgtcagctaatctgacggctccttatctctgctctctgacattataaacactcattatagctcaatccttatcttactgatctAAATGTGGCTTAAAAGTGTTTCTGAACTCCAGATAAGCTTTATTAGATgaccaaagtgaaagtaaaaaagcGCTATTCGCAAAGCTAGCCTccgaaagtgtacatagccttacaCCTCCAgcgcaccaaaccctcagctccTTCGTGATAATCTCTTGTCTTACAGTTTGCCAATGCTGGGAGCTCATCACACTCTATGGATCAAGACAAGGGTAGGTATTGTGCCACTCAGCCCTATTCAGTTTAACGAGGAGTTGCCTATTTTTTTCCAGTCTCAGACTAAACATTGTACTAATGTCTTTATAtgacacccccacccccccccagatgaagaagaggaggaggaggaagagagtgacgaggataTAACCCATGAGCTGCCCCTCACTGACACCTCCAACGCCCTAGGATCTGATTCTCTCGAACCGCCCAGCAAGTTAGCTCGGACCGACGACGAGGGGATCTTTGTTCAAGTCGTCCCCAACACCTAATTGGACTGGCCAAAGATGCTCCAAAACCCTGGCATGGCAGCGTGGATGGGACAGAACTTGGGGTCACCCATGTGGGTGCCCCAATAATGCACTAGATACCATATCCATAAAAACACGGAAAAAGGCTCTTGTGTGAGTCTGTGGCTGTGTTACACTGTATGTATATTGT
The Bufo gargarizans isolate SCDJY-AF-19 chromosome 2, ASM1485885v1, whole genome shotgun sequence genome window above contains:
- the RFX1 gene encoding MHC class II regulatory factor RFX1 isoform X2 translates to MATQAYVTELRATPPPSGQSASQQYVAELQVTPPAPSSQSAGPQTPAPQQYIVVTVSESTMRGSDGELSPGGSSTTQTGVPTQVVQQVQAAQQSESAVLKTSQSQPLQVHGTPQERSVVQATPQPQKSSPVHQLNVQGLQHIQGTSEVQQLPVSVQHVYPGQVQYVEGGDATYTASTIRSGSFPYSETPLYSQATGSTYYESQSATGQVSSPTSSPAMASSPSIPMYVSGGQILSSTTPPGASGGGGAGASGGSGSGTYVIQGGFIMGNAPQSYSHTTRASPATVQWLLDNYETAEGVSLPRSTLYCHYLLHCQDQKLEPVNAASFGKLIRSVFMGLRTRRLGTRGNSKYHYYGLRIKASSPLLRLMEDQQHLAMRQQPFSQKQRMKPIQKMEGMSNGVGGAQQAASGLSDISSQVQQYQQFLDASRTLPEFGDIDLQGKSLPDGITLANIKAFQLLYREHCEAIVDVVVNLQFTLVETLWKTFWRFNQAQHSDNTVDDEAEKRLPKDSLVLLSKYEPLLKWCRDCDHQLYQGLVETLIPDVLRPIPSALTQAIRNFAKSLESWLTSAMMNIPEEMVRVKVGAASAFAQTLRRYTSLNHLAQAARAVLQNTAQINQMLSDLNRVDFTNVQEQASWVCRCADRVVQRLEQDFKLTLQQQSSLEQWAVWLDGVVSQALKPYQGNPGFPKAAKLFLLKWSFYSSMVIRDLTLRSAASFGSFHLIRLLYDEYMYYLIEHRVAQARGETPIAVMGEFANAGSSSHSMDQDKDEEEEEEEESDEDITHELPLTDTSNALGSDSLEPPSKLARTDDEGIFVQVVPNT